A genomic window from Prunus persica cultivar Lovell chromosome G2, Prunus_persica_NCBIv2, whole genome shotgun sequence includes:
- the LOC18786106 gene encoding uncharacterized protein LOC18786106, with protein MTMEIQEVDGIRNCVIKLRENSQKRRDKVYIGCGAGFGGDRPFAALKLLQRVKELNYIVLECLAERTLAERYQVMVSGGDGYDSRISDWMRLLLPLAVERGTCIITNMGAMDPHGAQEKVIEIASSLGLSVSVAVAHEISVANTGSGSSHEKSYIMEGGISTYLGAAPIVECLEKYQPNVIITSRVADAALFLAPMIYELGWNWDSLEQLAQGSLAGHLLECGCQLTGGYFMHPGDKSRNMSFSQLLDLSLPYAEISSDGKVFVAKAEGTGGVLNFSTCAEQLLYEVGDPGAYITPDVIIDIRDVSFYPISSCKVLCAGAKPSAVSVPDKLLRLVPKDYGWKGWGEISYGGYECVKRAKAAEFLVRSWMEEVIPGVSSHVVSYIIGLDSLKATSLSDNASSRMVSDIRLRMDGLFKLKEHAVHFVREFTALYTNGPAGGGGISTGHKKEIILEKYLVKREHVLWRTAVKHTTALTSNICLPHESGLSMTQANEVKSSTNSDSPFIGSAFSPAPSGHKIPLYDVAHVRAGDKGNDLNFSMIPHFPPDIVRLKSIITPQWVKKVVSALLNSSPFPDMDAINERDKWVNENVKVEIYEVKGIRSLNVVVRDILDGGVNCSRRIDRHGKTISDLILCQQVLLPPWLGRSNTLIA; from the exons ATGACAATGGAAATTCAGGAAGTAGATGGGATTCGTAATTGTGTGATCAAGCTG AGGGAGAATTCTCAAAAAAGAAGGGACAAGGTTTACATTGGTTGTGGAGCTGGGTTTGGAGGTGACAGGCCCTTTGCAGCTCTTAAATTGCTACAGAGGGTCAAAGAACTGAACTATATTGTGCTTGAATGCCTAGCAGAGCGCACCCTTGCTGAACGGTATCAAGTTATGGTGTCAGGTGGCGATGGTTATGACTCTAGGA TTTCTGATTGGATGCGCTTGCTCCTACCTTTGGCTGTTGAGAGAGGAACTTGCATAATCACCAACATGGGTGCAA TGGATCCGCATGGGGCACAGGAAAAGGTTATAGAAATAGCAAGCAGCTTGGGGCTTAGTGTTTCTGTTGCTGTGGCTCATGAGATTTCTGTTGCAAACACAG GTTCAGGATCGTCTCATGAGAAGTCATATATCATGGAAGGA GGTATTAGCACGTATCTGGGAGCAGCTCCAATTGTTGAATGTCTGGAAAAGTATCAACCAAACGTAATAATTACTTCAAGGGTTGCAGATGCTGCCTTATTTTTAGCACCTATG ATCTACGAACTCGGTTGGAACTGGGATAGTTTGGAGCAGCTAGCACAAGGGTCTTTGGCTGGCCATCTTCTAGAGTGTGGTTGTCAACTAACAGGAGGCTACTTCATGCACCCAG GAGACAAGTCTCGAAATATGTCTTTCTCTCAACTCCTGGATTTGTCACTCCCTTATGCTGAAATAAGCTCTGATGGAAAAGTATTTGTAGCAAAGGCAGAGGGTACTGGTGGGGTTTTAAATTTCAGTACTTGTGCTGAACAACTTCTTTATGAGGTTGGGGATCCCGGTGCTTATATCACTCCTGATGTG ATAATTGATATTCGGGATGTTTCATTCTACCCCATATCAAGTTGTAAGGTTCTCTGTGCTGGAGCAAAACCATCTGCAGTATCAGTGCCTGATAAACTTCTACGGTTGGTACCGAAG GACTATGGTTGGAAAGGATGGGGAGAAATATCCTATGGGGGATACGAATGTGTTAAACGTGCTAAAGCTGCTGAGTTTCTG GTTAGATCATGGATGGAAGAAGTAATTCCTGGAGTTAGCAGCCATGTAGTTTCTTATATAATTGGGCTTGATAGCCTGAAGGCAACCAGTCTTAGTGACAATGCTTCATCTCGGATGGTTAGCGATATTAGGCTACGCATGGATGGGTTATTCAAGCTGAAGGAACATGCAGTCCATTTTGTTAGAGAGTTTACTGCTTTATATACAAATGGACcagctggtggtggtggtatcAG CACCGGACACAAGAAAGAGATCATCCTTGAAAAATATCTG GTCAAGCGTGAACATGTACTCTGGCGGACAGCAGTAAAGCACACCACAGCATTAACATCAAATATCTGTCTTCCGCATGAGTCTGGATTGTCAATGACACAAGCGAATGAAGTTAAATCTTCTACCAATTCGGATAGTCCATTTATTGGAAGTGCATTCTCTCCTGCTCCATCTGGCCACAAGATTCCACTCTATGATGTAGCACATGTCCGAGCTGGAGACAAAGGAAATGACTTGAATTTTTCCATGATCCCACATTTTCCTCCAGATATAGTGAGGTTAAAGTCAATCATAACACCCCAGTGGGTAAAGAAAGTAGTCTCAGCTCTTCTGAATTCCTCTCCATTCCCGGACATGGATGCTATCAATGAAAGAGACAAATGGGTCAATGAAAATGTAAAGGTGGAAATTTATGAAGTTAAGGGAATCCGATCTTTAAACGTTGTGGTTCGGGACATTCTTGATGGCGGTGTGAACTGCTCTAGAAGGATTGACCGGCACGGAAAGACCATCTCAGATCTCATACTATGCCAGCAAGTTCTATTGCCTCCATGGCTGGGTCGTTCAAATACTCTTATAGCATGA
- the LOC18787177 gene encoding LIM domain-containing protein PLIM2b produces MAFTGTLDKCKACDKTVYVVDMLSLEGLPYHKSCFKCSHCKGFLSMSTYSSMDGVLYCKPHFEQLFKESGNFSKNFQPKSAEKQNEQLNRAPSKLSSMFSGTLDKCATCSKTVYPLEKVTLEGESYHKSCFRCAHGGCPLTHSSYAALDGVLYCKHHFSQLFLEKGNYSHVLQAAANRKNALATEPAAAEAPPEPQPEPTTEAESKDQTDQPPPEES; encoded by the exons atggCATTTACAGGAACTCTGGATAAATGCAAGGCTTGTGATAAGACTGTTTATGTGGTTGATATGTTGTCCCTTGAAGGACTACCTTATCATAAATCCTGCTTCAAATGCAGCCACTGCAAAGGATTTCTCTCG ATGAGCACCTATTCCTCCATGGATGGAGTCCTCTACTGCAAACCTCATTTTGAGCAGCTTTTCAAAGAATCTGGGAATTTCAGCAAGAATTTCCAAC CAAAGTCTGCTGAGAAGCAAAATGAACAACTG AATAGGGCCCCCAGCAAACTCTCCTCCATGTTCTCTGGAACCCTAGACAAGTGTGCAACTTGCTCAAAGACAGTCTATCCACTGGAGAAG GTGACATTGGAGGGGGAAAGTTACCACAAGTCATGCTTCAGGTGTGCTCATGGGGGCTGCCCACTTACACATTCATCCTATGCTGCTCTTGATGGAGTTCTTTACTGCAAGCACCATTTTTCTCAGCTCTTCCTGGAGAAAGGAAATTACAGCCATGTCCTCCAGGCTGCTGCAAACAGGAAAAATGCACTAGCTACTGAGCCAGCTGCTGCAGAAGCCCCTCCTGAGCCACAACCAGAACCAACAACAGAAGCAGAATCTAAGGACCAGACCGACCAACCACCACCAGAGGAATCTTAA